Proteins from one Nakamurella multipartita DSM 44233 genomic window:
- a CDS encoding glycerol-3-phosphate dehydrogenase/oxidase, translating into MTGDGIASGARLGPAERAANFDRLGAETFDVLIIGGGVVGAGAALDAVTRGLSVALVEARDLASGTSSRSSKLFHGGLRYLEMFEFGLVREALAERELMLTKICPHLAKPVSFLYPLSKPGIERPYVASGLIMYDTMGGARSVPRHKHLTRAGALRLVPALRRDALVGGIQYYDGQVDDARHTLSVARTAAAYGAVIRTSTQVVGFLKESDRVAGVRVRDVETGAETEVKARVVINATGVWTDELQRLSGGRGRFKVRASKGVHLVVPRDRIASESGIILKTEKSVLFVIPWKSHWIIGTTDTDWHLDLAHPAATKADIDYILDHVNKVLAVPITHEDIEGVYAGLRPLLAGESDQSSKLSREHAVARVAPGLIAIAGGKYTTYRVMGADAVDAAGEDLPGRINPSCTAEVPLVGALGYQALVNQADRLAATHGVHPYRIRHLLDRYGSEIHELLAPANGPDGDRSLLQPIPGAPDYLQVEARYAVTHEGALHVEDVLARRTRISIEYAHRGTESARRVAEIMAAVLGWSAAQIDDEVAAYQARVDAERRSQTEPDDDAADKVRLQAPEVRGRIASPVA; encoded by the coding sequence ATGACTGGTGACGGCATCGCGTCCGGGGCCCGGCTCGGGCCGGCCGAACGGGCGGCCAACTTCGATCGGCTGGGCGCCGAGACCTTCGACGTGCTGATCATCGGCGGCGGCGTGGTCGGTGCCGGCGCCGCGCTGGACGCGGTGACCCGGGGCCTGTCGGTGGCCCTGGTGGAGGCGCGCGATCTGGCCTCCGGCACGTCCTCGCGCTCGTCCAAGCTGTTCCACGGCGGCCTGCGTTACCTGGAGATGTTCGAGTTCGGGCTGGTCCGGGAGGCACTGGCCGAGCGCGAGCTGATGCTCACCAAGATCTGCCCGCACCTGGCCAAGCCGGTCTCGTTCCTCTACCCGCTGTCCAAGCCGGGGATCGAGCGGCCCTACGTGGCCAGCGGGCTGATCATGTACGACACGATGGGCGGCGCCCGATCGGTGCCGCGGCACAAGCACCTGACCCGGGCCGGCGCGCTGCGGCTGGTGCCCGCGCTGCGCCGGGACGCCCTGGTCGGCGGGATCCAGTACTACGACGGGCAGGTCGACGACGCCCGGCACACCCTCAGCGTGGCCCGCACGGCCGCCGCCTACGGCGCCGTCATCCGCACCTCCACCCAGGTGGTGGGCTTTCTCAAGGAGTCCGACCGGGTGGCCGGGGTCCGGGTGCGGGACGTGGAGACCGGCGCCGAGACCGAGGTCAAGGCCCGGGTGGTGATCAATGCGACCGGGGTGTGGACCGACGAACTGCAGCGCCTGTCCGGCGGCCGGGGCCGGTTCAAGGTGCGCGCGTCCAAGGGGGTGCACCTGGTGGTGCCGCGGGACCGGATCGCCTCCGAGAGCGGGATCATCCTCAAGACCGAGAAGTCGGTGCTGTTCGTCATCCCGTGGAAGTCGCACTGGATCATCGGCACCACCGACACCGACTGGCACCTGGATCTGGCCCACCCGGCCGCGACCAAGGCCGACATCGACTACATCCTCGACCACGTCAACAAGGTGCTGGCGGTGCCGATCACCCACGAGGACATCGAAGGGGTGTACGCCGGCCTGCGGCCGCTGCTGGCCGGGGAGAGCGACCAGTCCTCCAAGCTGTCCCGGGAGCATGCGGTGGCCCGGGTGGCGCCCGGCCTGATCGCCATCGCCGGCGGCAAGTACACGACCTACCGGGTGATGGGGGCCGATGCGGTGGACGCGGCCGGCGAGGACCTGCCCGGCCGGATCAACCCCTCCTGCACCGCCGAGGTGCCGCTGGTCGGCGCCCTGGGCTACCAGGCCCTGGTCAACCAGGCCGACCGGCTGGCGGCCACCCACGGGGTGCATCCGTACCGGATCCGGCACCTGCTGGACCGCTACGGCTCGGAGATCCACGAGCTGCTGGCCCCGGCCAACGGTCCCGACGGCGACCGCTCCCTGCTCCAGCCGATTCCCGGGGCCCCGGACTACCTGCAGGTTGAGGCCAGGTACGCGGTCACCCACGAGGGTGCGCTGCACGTCGAGGACGTGCTGGCCCGCCGCACCCGGATCTCCATCGAGTACGCGCACCGGGGCACCGAGTCGGCCCGCCGGGTCGCCGAGATCATGGCCGCGGTGCTGGGCTGGTCGGCCGCGCAGATCGACGACGAGGTCGCGGCCTACCAGGCCCGGGTCGACGCCGAGCGCCGCTCGCAGACCGAGCCGGACGACGACGCCGCCGACAAGGTGCGGCTGCAGGCCCCGGAGGTGCGCGGCCGGATCGCCTCACCGGTGGCCTGA
- the hpf gene encoding ribosome hibernation-promoting factor, HPF/YfiA family, with the protein MDIVVKGRNVEVPEHFRVHVAEKLARSERYDPKIIRVDVELSHETNRRQHKTCQRVQITVASRGPAVRAEASAENFYAALDAAVTKVETRLHRLHDRRRDRLHGRTPITAVAASPEEILGAEAFAPNGAVGTAVLEDEPTAAPAVDEISDDDRWGAEDGGPGQIVRIKDHPAEPITVDEALLQMELVGHDFYLFNDSETGLSSVVYRRRGFDYGLIRLK; encoded by the coding sequence GTGGACATTGTCGTCAAGGGACGAAACGTGGAGGTTCCCGAGCACTTTCGGGTGCACGTGGCCGAGAAGCTAGCCCGGTCCGAGAGGTACGACCCCAAGATCATCCGAGTCGACGTCGAGCTTTCCCACGAGACCAACCGCCGCCAGCACAAGACGTGCCAGCGGGTTCAGATCACCGTCGCCAGTCGCGGTCCGGCCGTGCGCGCCGAGGCCAGCGCGGAGAACTTCTACGCGGCCCTGGACGCCGCGGTCACCAAGGTCGAGACCCGGTTGCACCGGCTGCATGACCGGCGCCGGGACCGCCTGCACGGGCGCACTCCGATCACCGCGGTCGCCGCCTCGCCGGAGGAGATCCTGGGGGCCGAGGCGTTCGCGCCCAACGGCGCCGTGGGCACCGCCGTGCTGGAGGACGAGCCCACCGCCGCCCCGGCCGTCGACGAGATCTCCGACGACGACCGCTGGGGCGCCGAGGACGGCGGCCCGGGCCAGATCGTCCGGATCAAGGACCACCCGGCCGAGCCGATCACGGTGGACGAGGCGCTGCTGCAGATGGAACTGGTCGGCCACGACTTCTACCTGTTCAACGATTCCGAGACCGGCCTGTCCTCGGTGGTCTACCGCCGGCGGGGCTTTGACTACGGCCTGATCCGGCTCAAGTAA
- a CDS encoding ComF family protein has protein sequence MGERAGPVELLDALADLVLPRPCPGCGRAGPWCVNCARTVGRAPRRIRPPDDPAAAAGLPPAWALAHYTGPIRAAVLAGKEKGRRDLPPRLGQALGAGVLQLLAWGAVLEPVWLVPAPSRPSAARRRGGDPVRAMATAAARTVAAAGRACGVAPCLVTAGRARDSVGLDADARRRNLSGRIRLRPGGAPPPGADVLLLDDVLTTGATAVAAAAALTAAGHRPVGLLTLAAVPRSVSGR, from the coding sequence ATGGGGGAGCGCGCCGGACCGGTCGAGCTGCTGGACGCGCTCGCCGATCTGGTGCTGCCCCGGCCCTGCCCGGGATGCGGCCGCGCCGGGCCCTGGTGCGTGAACTGCGCGCGGACGGTGGGCCGGGCGCCACGCCGGATCCGGCCGCCCGACGACCCGGCGGCGGCCGCCGGCCTGCCGCCGGCCTGGGCGCTGGCCCACTACACCGGGCCGATCCGGGCGGCGGTGCTGGCCGGCAAGGAGAAGGGTCGCCGCGACCTGCCGCCACGGCTGGGACAGGCACTGGGGGCGGGCGTGCTGCAGCTGCTGGCCTGGGGGGCGGTGCTCGAACCGGTCTGGTTGGTGCCGGCGCCGAGCCGCCCGTCCGCCGCCCGCCGGCGCGGGGGTGACCCGGTCCGGGCGATGGCCACCGCCGCCGCCCGGACGGTCGCGGCCGCCGGCCGCGCCTGCGGGGTCGCCCCCTGCCTGGTGACCGCCGGTCGGGCCCGGGACTCGGTGGGCCTGGACGCGGACGCCCGTCGCCGCAACCTGTCCGGCCGGATCCGCCTGCGCCCGGGCGGCGCGCCGCCACCCGGTGCCGACGTGCTGCTGCTCGACGACGTGCTGACCACCGGGGCGACCGCCGTCGCGGCCGCCGCGGCCCTGACCGCGGCCGGTCACCGGCCGGTCGGCCTGCTGACCCTGGCCGCCGTCCCCCGGTCGGTGAGCGGGCGGTGA